aacaaaaaaaaagtaccttAGTACAAGCATGTGTTTTTGGATATAGTGCCATGACAATACCTGTTTGTGGACATGTACCATCACCAGGTCAATACCacggtattctttgaagtaccttatagtaccatgtaaataccacagTTCAGTAATATGGCAATCCTCAGTACTCACTTATCTCACAAGTTTCTACCATGATAATACCAGGTTTTAGACATGCATCAGGGCAAaaccatagtattctttgaagtaatttGGAGTAACATGTAAAAACTATGGTACATGAATAAGGTAATTATTCAATACCATTGCATGCATcaaagtaccatgacattaccatctgataccatcactgcacCATGGTATcatcacagtacttttttgtaagagaACTTGTATTGTATCCGAATTTCAGAACTGTTTTGAAATTTTCAGATTGTTTCAAAAAAGCTTCTTCCCTGATTGCATTGCAGAAACATGATGATTGAGTCTGCGCGATTCAGCCACGGTCAGGGCATGATGCAAATGAACGATCTGTCCAAACTGGATGTCAACACCTTCGATGCCATCATCTTTCCTGGAGGCCACGGAATAGTCAAGAACCTGTAAGAGAGAGTCTGTGTTTTTGTTGATGGATAGGGTCTGTGCTATTGCAATTATTAGTGTTCTTGAAAAGATTTGTTGATGCAAATTTATCTCAGAAAAAAGCACGTACAAGACGTAtcaaagtcattattatgagtcCATCGGCACGTCCTTTATCTTTGATGACCCCTAGATTAAGAGTGGACTGGCTATCTCACTATGTTTATCACCCCAGATCTATTGCTATTCCTGGAGTGATAATCTTCTTATCATGTATCACTATCAGCAAACAAATAGTTAATCTAAGAGGAAATACAGGTAATGGACTAATCTAAGTCTGATCCCAATGTAGTTTCAGATAGCCCGGTAAAATGAGCCACTTCAACACAAAAACAGTAACCTTTAGGCTATATCTAGATTTGATGTGATATACTGAATTGAGAAAGTTCCTTCAATGTTTCAAGGCATGTTTGGTTGATTTGGGGTGATATTATTTGAATAAAAAGTTTTTCTGCAAGATATTTAAATCTGATGCATTGTATTGCTTCTTTATGAAGGTTCTTCTTTTACGCATATGCTATGGTTTAGTAAAATCTAACCCTCTATGAAACTAAGTTTTAGGGTCAGGATTGGATTTTTGTTGACATTTGCCTTTCATGAGCAGGTCCACCTTCAACAAAGATGGCAAGGACTGCAAGCTGAATAATGATGTGGAGAGAGTTCTGAAGGAATTTCATCGCGCTCGCAAGCCCATTGGGTATTTAACTTTAAAACgctgatttttttattcatttagaaTAAACaggtttgaaaataaaaaatgattttttttaggaTATACCTAACACTAAGAAATTAATGTACATTTCTCAATGTTTTACTAGAATTGTTATgctgcactcaaaaaaaaaaaaaaaaaaacctctttgcctgaacttgattcaattatgaacagtggttccacatgtttaaaatgagttttcatCAATTAAAATTtccatgtaatttcaacttaaatacttcaagtagagggaacctaagtgaatcaagtaaacccaacaaaatttaacATGTCAGAATAACTCAATTGAAACACTTTTATTGACATGCTAGCTAGGACCGGAAATGTTAGCATGATAAACACATCCTGGTGGGAAGCACTACTACTATTCAACTTGGTCACTATGCTATAGTCTTCAGTGGATAAGCAATATGTAGAATACTCCAATTATATCCATCCTCAATtaggctcaagctccactcttcaccatgatggtaacccccaaatCTACAACGTAACataaattcttctaaatctcaacataacaaaacattaaacatgaacaagtctccccctttatattcatcttgcacaaagacccataaaataacacttaattttaacatttaaaggcccagatatacttcatacgaaatcaaagaacaaacgggtatgatgtcatttagaactaaatctggccaaaaagaaagtgtttttgcgttcgtttcAGTGGTTTGGAACAGCTCatctgggcgaacttttaggaaaacttctaaccggctgctaaacaccttcttactgtcattggtccacgtcatttgTAGGTATGACCAGAAGCTCCACGTACTACTGTGTTTACGTTTTTCAGTCCGTATACAACATGAACACACCTGCGTgtaagaccatgtcatgcgatttttttgtttgtttaattagtctacaaaaggaatactctcaagtgcccattcactcatgtgacatctgcagtgaaagccattcacacatctgcccaaagttaGATGTGCCTCCATCATTCTTTGGTCTTTATTTAGCccattattactcttttatacacccatatttgcagttgtatcagtgtcatcataaatgacaATAATAGAGTGTAACTGGTGAATTCAGtatctaaacaagacaaattaaacattttctacagcATATATAATACTTTAAATCaccatcgagtggttaaaaaaagcacattttactgACCTCGTttatactcatagaatgaggcatagaGTAATTGACAACaccttttaatgtcacattagtttaggttttacatgtagcatcctcatatttaattgctcctctaaacgcctcccacagcggtgtggcgggtgtctgaatgttcgggaACAGTATActattgctcggctgtttagaacttctttttacccctgaacgaaaaATGCAGAAATtgttctccggaagtatatcggggcctttaccCTCCCTGTCGAGTCCTATGCAAAGCATGCTTGGAACTAGAAATACTCTGCctagtttcagttaaccaaacaaacaaatatttatgttGTCCCAATGCAcatggattaagtaaagctgaaaagacacttttttagtttaatcaacgtattacttttttttcgagtaatatgaacatgggaggattgagtaaaactgacaTTAGTGAAAGTACATTTTTTGAGTTTGGTAATACTTTGTCATTTaactttatgtttattttttttaatccccttttctcccaatttggaatgcccagttcccactacttagtaggtcctcgtggtggcgcggttactcacctcaatccgggtgatggaggacaagtcccagttgcctccgcttctgagaccgtcaatccgcacatcttatcacatgactcgttgtgcatgactccgcggagactcacagcatgtggaggctcatgctactctccgcgattcacacacaacttaccacgcgccccattgagagtaagaaccactaatcacgaccacgaggaggttaccccatgtgactctaccctccctagcaaccgggccaatttggttgcttaggagacctggctggagtcacccagcacacccttgattcgaactcatgactccaagggtggtagtcagcgtcaatactcgctgagctaaccaggccctaatattactttttttaaattaaatttcaacAATTTTAAATACAGTAGAAGTATTTTTACTAGAAGGCTTTTCACACTGCGCTTAACCCTGGTTTATAGTCTTTTAGCCCCAGGTAAAGAAAAGTTTCACACTTGaattttgaaagggggttagcACCCTTGATTATGTGTAACAATGCAGTGTTACAATGTTAGAAAAAGTTGTTTAGCTACAAACAACCAATTATATAACGCCTCAGTGCTTTCCTCATTTAATATTAATGCGCTTTGTACAGCTGCAGAAACGTTCACTCGCTGTTTACGTTTTCCGTATGAGGGAAACCAGTAAAATGTCGAACAGTGATGGCAAACGAAATGTGTTTTCGTAGTTTGTATCGGAAGACCAAAACcaaatttatttgttatttgagcTAATTTGCTTGGTGACATTTCAACAGATACAGGGTTTCATTGTTAAGCAGTAATTTTATTCATCCAATCATTGTTAGCAACTTCATAAATATGCAAGTGAGAATGTTAACCCAGGATTTACAAATGTACTGTGTGAAACCTCGAAACCTGGAGTGTGAAAAGCCCTTAGTAGTCACAGAGTTTTGGACCCCAGTGTATATATTACCTGaatgcattttaatatattttcccTGGTTTCTTTGGCTCAGTCTGTCCAGCATGGCTCCTCTCTTGGCCTGTCGAGTGCTGCCCAGCCTGGAAGTCACAATGGGATACGAACGTGACGAGAGCAGCCGCTGGGGCCGCTGGCCCAACACCAACATGGTGCAGGCGGTCAAAAGCATGGGGGCCCGCCACAACACACGCGAACCTTATATATCCTTtaatcgagagagagagagagagacagacagtaaaTAAAGGAATTgtgattataaataattaaagcaCTTTGATTGAaaaatatgtcataatttacttaccctcaggaAGACTCAGCTTCTTATCTGTGTAGGGTTCTTGAATTGCTATGTGGTTCTTCAGATAAGTATATCGGTTTCATGTTTCTTTAAAGTTTCAGTATATAGATGTTTTCTGAAGACTTCGAGGCAAAACATTTTTGTGGAACTTAAAAAAGGTTCTCCAATGGCATCAGGctgtaaatacatttgattgtaATTAAGACCTCTTACTGCATCTCTCCAAGAATATATCAATTTAATGATGTAGATAATAAGAAAACTAAAGTCTCAACATCTCCCTTAACTACGTCCATCACGAGGCGTATGTGGACGAGAAGAACAAGGTGATCAGCACTCCAACCTTCATGTGGGAGACTGACTACCACTACCACTACATCTTTGACGGCA
This is a stretch of genomic DNA from Myxocyprinus asiaticus isolate MX2 ecotype Aquarium Trade chromosome 24, UBuf_Myxa_2, whole genome shotgun sequence. It encodes these proteins:
- the gatd3l gene encoding ES1 protein, mitochondrial, whose translation is MMLASRTLLAKQTAAVLARQSACLVHHGGDWGNWGNTNIAVVFSGCGWWDGTDVHEAAYTMYHLSRNGARFQIFAPNQQQMHVMDHMKMQPSTSDNRNMMIESARFSHGQGMMQMNDLSKLDVNTFDAIIFPGGHGIVKNLSTFNKDGKDCKLNNDVERVLKEFHRARKPIGLSSMAPLLACRVLPSLEVTMGYERDESSRWGRWPNTNMVQAVKSMGARHNTREPYEAYVDEKNKVISTPTFMWETDYHYHYIFDGIGNMVKHVMRMTAK